From the genome of Amycolatopsis sp. NBC_01488, one region includes:
- a CDS encoding MarR family winged helix-turn-helix transcriptional regulator: MPRPTVQFDATDIDAVTDAVLTASRLLVAVSARSIAAAGDTITLPQFRLLVILQSRGALKHAALAEYLGVTPSTASRMVDRLVAVGTVERQNSPNSRREIVLQLTKEGARLVRQVTTRRRKEIAKIVAKMPDDARQGLVDVLAAFAEAGGEPPAGTSPEAIWA, from the coding sequence ATGCCTCGCCCAACCGTCCAGTTCGATGCCACGGACATCGACGCGGTCACCGACGCCGTCCTGACCGCCTCGCGACTGCTCGTCGCCGTCTCGGCCCGCTCGATCGCGGCCGCCGGCGACACCATCACCCTGCCGCAGTTCCGGCTGCTGGTGATCCTGCAGAGCCGTGGCGCGCTCAAGCACGCGGCGCTGGCCGAGTACCTGGGCGTGACCCCGTCCACGGCCAGCCGGATGGTCGACCGGTTGGTCGCGGTCGGCACGGTCGAGCGGCAGAACAGCCCCAACTCGCGGCGCGAGATCGTGCTCCAGCTGACCAAGGAAGGCGCCCGCTTGGTGCGTCAGGTCACCACGCGCCGCCGCAAGGAGATCGCCAAGATCGTCGCCAAGATGCCCGACGACGCCCGGCAGGGCCTGGTGGACGTGCTCGCCGCGTTCGCCGAAGCAGGCGGCGAACCGCCGGCCGGCACCTCACCCGAGGCGATCTGGGCCTGA
- a CDS encoding TetR/AcrR family transcriptional regulator, with the protein MSESPAAARGQEVRRRLLAAAVELIPERGWTAVSTRVLAERAGVTPSVVHYHFPSLSALLRDAVVVAMREVLAVADPALSSARSPGELVDTLLGSVEQYTGADPLSLLFIEAALAAARDETLRAGMGEVVAGFQQRLTRALDEHGVPAAEATAAVLAAAVDGLLLHRSLAPAPDVEALTVVLHRLVDQDR; encoded by the coding sequence GTGTCGGAATCCCCGGCCGCTGCGCGTGGCCAGGAGGTGCGCCGCCGACTACTGGCGGCCGCGGTGGAACTGATCCCGGAGCGCGGCTGGACCGCAGTGAGCACCCGGGTGCTGGCCGAACGCGCCGGAGTGACGCCGAGCGTCGTGCACTATCACTTCCCGTCGCTGTCGGCGCTGCTTCGGGACGCGGTGGTGGTCGCGATGCGGGAGGTTCTCGCGGTCGCGGACCCGGCACTCTCCTCGGCGCGATCGCCGGGGGAACTGGTCGACACACTCCTGGGTTCGGTCGAGCAGTACACCGGCGCGGATCCCCTGTCGCTGCTGTTCATCGAAGCCGCCCTCGCTGCGGCACGTGACGAAACGCTGCGGGCGGGGATGGGCGAGGTGGTAGCCGGGTTCCAGCAGCGCCTCACCCGGGCGCTGGACGAGCACGGCGTTCCGGCGGCCGAGGCGACCGCGGCGGTGCTCGCCGCGGCGGTCGACGGCTTGCTGCTGCACCGCTCCCTGGCGCCGGCGCCCGACGTCGAGGCGCTGACGGTCGTGCTCCACCGGCTTGTCGACCAGGACCGATGA